Genomic DNA from Oligoflexia bacterium:
ACACGCATTCTTTAACTGAATTGAAAAATCGACGTACGAATCCATGCCCCCAGACCTTTGACTTACATCGAGGGCAGCATGTGGGCCTAATCCATTTAAAGGATTTTCCGTCAGTGTAGATTTCAGCAATCTTTGAGTTGCAAGGTAAAGTCATCTACGGGGCATAGATTAAGGAAAATGGATTGGTCAAAATAAAGTGAGAATAAAATGAACGGGTTAAACGAATGATATAAAAACTACTCGATTCAGGTCAGTAAAGAGTATCAAGGAACACCGGGTGGCGATCTCAAATTATCGCATTCTGAAACTTGAGAACGATGAAGTTCACTTCAAATACAGAGACCGCAAGGACAATAACCAGGAGAAGGTGATGGTTCTTGGCGTTCATGAGTTTTTAAGAA
This window encodes:
- a CDS encoding transposase — encoded protein: MAISNYRILKLENDEVHFKYRDRKDNNQEKVMVLGVHEFLR